The ANME-2 cluster archaeon DNA window CAATGCGCTGCTTTCGTACTTTATCTAAACTATCTTTTTCCGAACTATCTTTTACCTGCCTATCTTTTGCCGGATTATCTTTTACTTACCTATCTTCTGTCGATTATCTTTTTCTGAACTACCGGTTTATTCGAACTTGAACCGACTGATGGCAATTCCAAAAAATATGATCATCATCAACACCAGCCACTTTACTTCCTCTAATATCCCGGCCAGTCCCAGGTCGAAATACAACAGGTCATAGAATCCATCCATGGCCCATGCCGTTATAGTAAAATGTGCCATATTCTGCATGAACTGGGGCTCAACAGACAGCGGCCACCATGAACCACCGATGGCAGACATTATCATTACCAGAAAGAGGGATATCGAATCTGCCTGATCTACTGTTTTCACCAGTACAGCAACCAGTACCCCCAATCCCGTGGATGCCAGTGTGACAGCAGCTATCAGTACAAACAGGGCCAGTATATCACTACCCAGATCCAGGTCAAAGGCCACATGCCCGAAATAGATCAGTACAGTAAGCTGCACAAATCCCCTGATAAAAGTACTGGCGATCTTGCCCCCGATGATCTCTGCCTTGCTGATAGGAGCGGTTATCAGCCGTCTCAGTGTACCTGCTTCCTGTTCCTTTATCAAGCTGATCGATCCCATCTGTACGGTGGTGAACATGAGAAACATTACAGCGAATCCAGGCACATACTGGGTAAAGGGAGAGAATTCCACGAGATTGGATGCAGTATTTTCAATTGTCACATCCACGGGAGGTGGGTGCACGAACTGTCCGGCTGTATCAATGATTTCCAGGATCTGCTCTTCTGTATGGACAGGGATCCCATATGCACTTGCTGTCTTTACAACCACCACATTAGTTGATATCCTGCTGGCATAGCCTTCTACTATCTTTTCCAGCACTGTGTTATCCGATTCCTTAGTAGGGTCCGCAATGATCAGCAATCCGGTATCCTGTCCGGTCATAACTGATTCAGTAAAACCCAGTGGGATAATTATCAGCCTGCCGTATTCCTGGTTCTTGACCCTGTCCCTGGCAGCGAACTCATTTGATTCCATATCCACGTTAAGTATATCGATCTCCTCCAGGAACTCCACAAGTCCCCTGGAGACCTCATCGTTGTCCAGGTCCACTATCAGTACATTGATCTGCATGTTCTGCTGGTACTGACCTCCCAGGGCCATTCCGGCAACTGATATGATCATCATTGGTACCAGGAACATCATTATGAGGGCATTTCGGTCCCTCAGTATGATCTTCAGATCCTTGGCAGCGATGATATGGAACTTCATATCCTACCCTCTCAGCTTTGTCCCGGTCAGGTGAAGGAATAGCGTTTCAAGGTCAGGTTCCTTGATGTAGATGGACTCAACCTGTGTTTTTGAAGATATCAGGATAT harbors:
- a CDS encoding ABC transporter permease, coding for MKFHIIAAKDLKIILRDRNALIMMFLVPMMIISVAGMALGGQYQQNMQINVLIVDLDNDEVSRGLVEFLEEIDILNVDMESNEFAARDRVKNQEYGRLIIIPLGFTESVMTGQDTGLLIIADPTKESDNTVLEKIVEGYASRISTNVVVVKTASAYGIPVHTEEQILEIIDTAGQFVHPPPVDVTIENTASNLVEFSPFTQYVPGFAVMFLMFTTVQMGSISLIKEQEAGTLRRLITAPISKAEIIGGKIASTFIRGFVQLTVLIYFGHVAFDLDLGSDILALFVLIAAVTLASTGLGVLVAVLVKTVDQADSISLFLVMIMSAIGGSWWPLSVEPQFMQNMAHFTITAWAMDGFYDLLYFDLGLAGILEEVKWLVLMMIIFFGIAISRFKFE